A single candidate division SR1 bacterium Aalborg_AAW-1 DNA region contains:
- a CDS encoding metal-dependent hydrolase, producing the protein MQVIYHGHSFIEIERENSSILIDPFVSHNPRCDITLDDIIHKSITHILLTHVRDDALDDIMTIVKSTGCTLVAITDICEIVQSHAIIGQNIISQSLDSLFTFEDGSVQFTKSLHDISTTGHSSGLIIDFLGIRIYHAGDTQLFDEMSEIQDIDLALLPIGGTYTMGVEDAVKACGYIKPKTVVPIHYNTNSTLKADDIEFARQVMLAQYAVPKVLRAGQYVVL; encoded by the coding sequence ATGCAGGTTATCTATCATGGACATAGTTTCATTGAAATAGAAAGAGAAAATTCTAGTATTCTTATTGATCCCTTTGTTTCTCATAACCCAAGATGTGATATCACGTTGGACGATATTATACATAAATCTATTACCCATATCTTACTGACGCATGTCCGTGATGATGCTCTGGATGATATCATGACTATTGTCAAAAGTACTTGATGTACTCTTGTTGCCATAACAGATATTTGTGAGATAGTACAATCTCATGCAATCATAGGACAAAATATAATTTCACAATCTTTAGATTCTCTTTTTACTTTTGAGGATTGATCAGTACAATTTACGAAATCTCTTCATGATATTAGTACTACAGGACATTCATCGGGTCTGATAATTGATTTTTTATGAATCCGTATTTATCATGCTGGTGATACGCAATTGTTTGATGAAATGAGTGAGATACAAGATATTGATCTGGCTCTGTTACCGATCGGTGGGACTTATACGATGGGAGTAGAAGATGCAGTAAAGGCTTGTTGATATATCAAACCTAAAACAGTAGTACCAATTCACTATAATACTAATTCTACACTCAAAGCTGATGATATCGAATTTGCCAGACAGGTGATGCTTGCTCAGTATGCAGTTCCGAAAGTGTTGAGAGCTGGGCAATATGTGGTTTTATAG
- a CDS encoding NUDIX domain protein — MQRPVTQSAGGVIYYLASDGEPRYLLIKRQAMSKKIERVVPKGKVQEGETHEDAALREVSEETGLILNLLQVVTKLGQTHIRTDDPTIGNLNKDITLFLMLYAGDPTKISIIDGEGYVGVYKWCTLQEVLALIYYPDLRELIRSSYAIIKADVQQDTIKQNFLESL, encoded by the coding sequence ATGCAAAGACCTGTAACACAATCTGCAGGTGGAGTTATCTATTATCTTGCTTCAGATGGAGAACCAAGATATCTTCTTATCAAAAGACAGGCTATGTCGAAGAAAATTGAACGAGTTGTTCCTAAAGGAAAGGTGCAAGAATGAGAAACACATGAGGATGCTGCACTTCGCGAAGTAAGCGAAGAGACTGGGCTTATCTTAAATCTTTTGCAAGTAGTTACGAAACTTGGACAGACTCATATTCGTACTGATGATCCTACGATAGGGAACCTTAATAAAGATATTACACTTTTCCTTATGCTGTATGCTGGAGACCCGACAAAAATATCTATTATTGATGGTGAGTGATATGTAGGAGTCTATAAATGGTGTACTTTGCAAGAAGTGTTAGCATTGATTTATTATCCTGATTTGAGAGAGCTTATTAGATCAAGTTATGCTATTATTAAAGCTGATGTACAACAAGATACCATTAAACAAAATTTCTTAGAATCATTATAA